TATTCGCCGTCAGTGCTCTTGACCAACCACTCTGGCGGGAACTTCTCGGATACGCACCACTGTTCAAAAGTCATCACTTGCTCTCCGTCAGCGCTCTAACCAGTTATTCGAGCGGACTGCCTACGGCAGCCGCTCAATTCAGTCGTTGGAAGGCAAAAATAAGTAGACGTAGGTCAGGTGCGCAAGCTCCCTGACAAAGATTGTCCAAGCGACGCTGTCAGGGAGCACCCTGACCTACGGGTTTTCTGGCGTCGTGCGGCGTTTCAGCAGATGTTCCGGCTGAGCGACGGCCCCAGCTTGTTGGCAAGCGCCAGCGGCAGCCGCCGCCAGAGCGCGGTGAACAAACGATAGCGCGGATCGTCGGGATCGTTGATCGGTGTGCGCCCGCGTAACACGCGGTATTCATAGTGCAGGGGTTCGGGTTTGAAGCCCCACAATTTCTTGAACCCGGACGACCCGCCTCCCAGACGGCTGCGGCCGGCGTTGAAGGTGTGCAGCCCGCGTTGCGCGGCGCGTCCGAGCAATTCCCAATACAGGAAGTCGTTGCCGGCCACGGCGCGCGCCTGTTCAGTTCCGCCGGCGTAGTACGGCATCGTCTCGCCGCGGAACAGAAAACTCATGGCTGCGGCAATCGTCCGGCCGTCCTGCGTTATCGTCATGACTTCGCAATCACTGCCGAATGCGGTTCTCAGTTCCGTGAAATAACGGCGCGGATAAACCGGGCTGCCGAGCTTGCGCATGGCCTCGGCATAGGCGCGGAGAAAATGCTCGACATCATCCTCGATTGCGCAGCGCAAACCGGCGCGCTGCGCTTTGCGCACCATCGCGCGCCGCTTGCCGGGAATCGCCGAAAAATTGTAAGCGGCCGCCGCGCTCAATTCCGCTTTGAACAAAACGTAGGATTCGTCGCATGCCCAGTCGGCGTGTGCTCGGCATGGCGTGCGGTATTCGAGATAATCGACATCGAGGGCGAGCGCGAGATTTTGTGCTGCCGCGTCGAGCGCGTCGCGCGCCGGTTGATTCGCCGCGGCTATGCCGGCCTGCACGCAATACGGCAGCGAGATCAGCGCGTGGCCGATCAGCCTGCCCTTGACTTCGGCGAGCGGCAGAACGCCCTGGAGACCGCCGGCGTTTTCTGCATACAGAAAATGCGTGCGCCAGCCGAAGATGTTCTCGATGATGGATCGCCATTCGGCGCGATGAAAGAAACTCGCATCCGGGCAAGCGAAAACAAACTCGTTCCAGCGCGAGAAATCGGCATCGCCTAACGTGGCGACGCGCAAGTCCACGCGATTTCGCGCGGCGAAGGAAGTCGCAGGCGGAGGCGCACTATTTTCGGCCTGACTGTCGAAGGGCGTTTTGGCGATGCTTGTGTAGTGTCCTGTTCCCAAGATGAATGTCATATGTTTCCGTTCGCCCCCCGATTAAAGCATTCGAGGGCAGGTTCTGAGCTCATCGGAGGCCGTTCAATGCTTCGACAGGCTCAGCACGACGGCTTTTAACTTATGACCTTTATTTGCGAAACGCCACAGTAGCCGTTCGCGCGATCAGCGACGCGGTTCGCGCCGGTACGGCGCTCAGCGTACGGCAACCTCGCCTTTGCCCGCGCGCAGAGTGCCGATATTGCAGGCCAAAGCGAACCCGTGCTCGTGGAAAACAGCCAGCACCTTGGCCTCTGCATCCGGCGCGCAGGCGACGAGCAGGCCGCCGCTGGTTTGCGGATCGGTCAGCAGTTTTTTCTGCCACTCCGAAACGCCTTCCGCGAGCCGCACCGATTTTGCGTAGCTCGCCCAATTGCGCGTCGATGCGCCGGTCGCATAGCCCGCTTCGGCGAGCCTGAGCGCATCGGCCAGGATCGGCAGCCGATCGAATTCGATGTCCGCATCGAGCCCGGCGCCGCGGCACATTTCGAGCAGGTGGCCGAGCAGGCCGAAACCTGTGACATCTGTCAGCGCGTGCACGTCGGGAAGATCGGCAAGCGGCGCGCCGGGCGTGTTCAATTGCGTCGTGCTGGCGAGCATATCGCGATAGCCCGGCTCGCCGAGTTCGCCTTTTTTCAGCGCGGCGCTGAGAATGCCGATGCCGAGCGGCTTGCCGAGGATCAACACATCGCCGGCCTCTGCGCCGTCATTGCGTTTGACCTTGTCGGGATGCACGAGGCCGACCGCCACCAGCCCATAGATCGGCTCGGGCGAATCGATGGAATGACCGCCGGCGATCGGTATGCCGGCGTCATTGCAGACCGACGCGCCTCCAGCCAGAATCTGCTGGATGGCGGCGATCGGCAGCTTGTCGACCGGCATGCCGACGATAGCGAGCGCGAACAGCGGCTTCGCGCCCATGGCGTAAACGTCGGATAGCGCATTTGTCGCGGCGATGCGGCCGAAATCGAACGGATCGTCGACAATCGGCATAAAAAAATCGGTGGTCGCGACTATCGCCTGCTCGTCGTTGATGCGGTACACCGCGGCATCGTCGCTGGAATCATTGCCGACCAGAAGATCCGGGCACAATGCGGCAAGCGGCGAAGCCGACAAAATATCGCTGAGCAAGGCAGGTGCGATTTTGCAGCCGCAACCGCCGCCGTGGGAAAACTCGGTCAGTCGTATCGGCGTTTTTGTCGAAGTATCCATGGCGCTATAAAGAGGACTGCTGGTTTCAGGTAGACTAATATCGGTCTCTGTGCGTGGTTCCGTCAGTCAAGGAACCTTGAATTTCATTCCCGCCCCCGATTCAAGCTTTCGAGGGCAGGCCCAAGCGGGAATCCGGAGTTGTCCAACTTAGCTGATTGTGCAAGCCTCTGGATGTGCGCCTGCTTTCGAAGCTTGAATCGGGGCGGGTGTGACCACGATGGGATTTATATCGGAGCACTTCTTGGCGTCATCGGACATTGTTACCGTAGCACAGCTCACCGAGTTTGACGAGATCATCGACGCGCGCTCGCCGGCTGAATTCAGCGACGACCACATTCCCGGCGCGCTGAATTTTCCGGTGCTCAGTGATGACGAGCGCGCGCAGATCGGGCTGCTCTACAGCGCATCGTCGTTCCGCGCCAAAAAAATCGGCGCGGCGCTGGTCGCGCGCAATATCGCGCAGCATCTCGATACCAATTTTGTCGACAAACCGAAAGCCTGGCGGCCGCTGGTCTACTGCTGGCGCGGCGGCGCGCGCAGCGAGGCGTTCACGCATGTGCTGCGTCAGGTCGGCTGGAACGCGCGTCGGCTGCAAGGCGGCTATAAAGCTTACCGCCGCGCTGTCGTCGCCGATCTGCAAATGTTGCCGGCGGATTTCGACTGGCGCGTGATTTGCGGATTGACCGGCAGCGGTAAAAGCCTGCTGCTGCAGGCGCTGGCTGCGCACGGCGCACAGGTGCTCGATCTCGAACAGATGGCAGCGCACCGCGGATCGGTGCTCGGCCAGTTGCCGGACCAGGCGCAACCGACGCAGAAAATGTTCGACAGCCGGGTATGGTCGGCGTTACGCGGTTTCTCCGATTCGAAGCCGGTTTATGTCGAAGCCGAAAGCCGCAAGATCGGCAACCTGCGGGTTCCCGAAAACCTGATCGCCGGCATCTGGCAAGCGCCGTGCGTGCGCCTCGAAGCGCCAATCGCGTTACGCGTACAGTTGCTGAAAAACGAGTACGCGCATTTTCTGCGCAACGTTCCCGCGTTGAATGCCAAGCTGCAATGTCTGACCGCCTTGTATGGCCACGTCATCATCGACCGCTGGATGGCGCTCGCGAAAAACAGCGAATGGGACGCGCTGGTTCAGGAGTTGCTGGAACGGCATTACGATCCG
This portion of the Burkholderiales bacterium genome encodes:
- a CDS encoding FemAB family PEP-CTERM system-associated protein; the encoded protein is MTFILGTGHYTSIAKTPFDSQAENSAPPPATSFAARNRVDLRVATLGDADFSRWNEFVFACPDASFFHRAEWRSIIENIFGWRTHFLYAENAGGLQGVLPLAEVKGRLIGHALISLPYCVQAGIAAANQPARDALDAAAQNLALALDVDYLEYRTPCRAHADWACDESYVLFKAELSAAAAYNFSAIPGKRRAMVRKAQRAGLRCAIEDDVEHFLRAYAEAMRKLGSPVYPRRYFTELRTAFGSDCEVMTITQDGRTIAAAMSFLFRGETMPYYAGGTEQARAVAGNDFLYWELLGRAAQRGLHTFNAGRSRLGGGSSGFKKLWGFKPEPLHYEYRVLRGRTPINDPDDPRYRLFTALWRRLPLALANKLGPSLSRNIC
- the selD gene encoding selenide, water dikinase SelD; translated protein: MDTSTKTPIRLTEFSHGGGCGCKIAPALLSDILSASPLAALCPDLLVGNDSSDDAAVYRINDEQAIVATTDFFMPIVDDPFDFGRIAATNALSDVYAMGAKPLFALAIVGMPVDKLPIAAIQQILAGGASVCNDAGIPIAGGHSIDSPEPIYGLVAVGLVHPDKVKRNDGAEAGDVLILGKPLGIGILSAALKKGELGEPGYRDMLASTTQLNTPGAPLADLPDVHALTDVTGFGLLGHLLEMCRGAGLDADIEFDRLPILADALRLAEAGYATGASTRNWASYAKSVRLAEGVSEWQKKLLTDPQTSGGLLVACAPDAEAKVLAVFHEHGFALACNIGTLRAGKGEVAVR
- the mnmH gene encoding tRNA 2-selenouridine(34) synthase MnmH, with amino-acid sequence MGFISEHFLASSDIVTVAQLTEFDEIIDARSPAEFSDDHIPGALNFPVLSDDERAQIGLLYSASSFRAKKIGAALVARNIAQHLDTNFVDKPKAWRPLVYCWRGGARSEAFTHVLRQVGWNARRLQGGYKAYRRAVVADLQMLPADFDWRVICGLTGSGKSLLLQALAAHGAQVLDLEQMAAHRGSVLGQLPDQAQPTQKMFDSRVWSALRGFSDSKPVYVEAESRKIGNLRVPENLIAGIWQAPCVRLEAPIALRVQLLKNEYAHFLRNVPALNAKLQCLTALYGHVIIDRWMALAKNSEWDALVQELLERHYDPAYTRSTLTHYQRYDECIEIRATGSKAASFKELAGALLKDETVTTAIAEPICP